One genomic region from Fictibacillus marinisediminis encodes:
- a CDS encoding diacylglycerol/lipid kinase family protein, whose amino-acid sequence MNKAAIIVNPNAGNKQLVENINEVVRKLEEKYSEVIVHQTQDVGDGGSFLTKIAGEVDLVIGAGGDGTIHELVNALCPLEKRPLFAILPGGTCNDFSRAIGMNQNPFKAVDQILEHKVEQLDVGHCNANYFLNFWGIGLITQVSTNIDSQFKDKFGRLSYYLSAAQTLKNYNPFQLEIESPDFTYQGEAAMLIVGNGPFTGGIKAFFPDTDIQDGKFDILIVKEPSLRLIWDTIQSKMLNQNPANDDIQYYKTSRLKVNTAPDQLIDCDGERNVHTPAELVNLEKYLSVIVGNFPV is encoded by the coding sequence ATGAATAAAGCCGCCATTATCGTAAATCCGAATGCGGGAAATAAGCAACTTGTTGAAAACATAAATGAAGTGGTACGAAAACTAGAAGAAAAATACAGCGAGGTCATCGTCCATCAAACGCAGGATGTTGGAGATGGAGGAAGCTTTTTGACGAAGATTGCAGGTGAAGTCGATCTCGTGATTGGAGCGGGAGGAGACGGTACCATCCACGAGCTCGTAAACGCGCTTTGCCCTCTGGAAAAAAGGCCTTTGTTTGCTATACTTCCCGGAGGTACATGCAACGACTTCTCAAGGGCGATCGGCATGAATCAGAATCCCTTCAAAGCTGTTGACCAGATCTTGGAGCATAAGGTCGAGCAGCTGGACGTTGGACACTGCAATGCTAACTATTTTCTTAACTTTTGGGGAATCGGTCTCATTACACAAGTTTCCACCAATATAGACAGCCAGTTCAAAGATAAATTCGGACGGCTTTCCTACTACCTTTCAGCCGCCCAAACATTAAAAAATTATAATCCGTTTCAACTTGAAATCGAGAGCCCCGACTTTACGTATCAAGGGGAAGCCGCTATGCTTATCGTTGGAAATGGCCCTTTTACTGGAGGCATTAAAGCCTTTTTCCCAGATACCGATATACAGGACGGAAAATTCGATATTCTTATCGTAAAAGAACCATCTCTGCGTTTAATCTGGGATACGATTCAATCCAAAATGCTGAATCAGAATCCCGCCAATGACGATATCCAATACTATAAAACCAGCCGCCTTAAGGTAAATACAGCGCCTGATCAATTGATCGACTGTGATGGTGAACGGAATGTCCATACACCCGCTGAACTGGTTAACCTGGAAAAGTATCTGTCAGTCATCGTCGGCAACTTTCCAGTCTGA
- a CDS encoding antibiotic biosynthesis monooxygenase family protein: MKLYITYGTQHYLENLPEASSDHSILLESSGDAALIAELEGENPFQEGHGYEILNARGQLKEGSFAVLNHIQVTEEGRSLFEERFKQRAGLVEQEPGFAAIRVLRPEENDPYIVMTLWKSQGDFTSWQQSNAYAEAHKNRGTGSGLPQTLFSGPSFVKEYDVVSKS, encoded by the coding sequence ATGAAGCTATATATCACGTATGGAACCCAGCACTATTTAGAAAATCTTCCAGAAGCCTCTTCTGATCACTCCATTCTGCTGGAAAGCAGCGGCGATGCGGCACTGATCGCAGAGCTTGAAGGAGAAAATCCCTTCCAAGAGGGCCATGGCTATGAGATTTTAAATGCAAGGGGCCAATTGAAGGAAGGCTCTTTCGCCGTCTTAAACCACATACAAGTAACTGAAGAAGGAAGATCGCTCTTTGAAGAACGTTTTAAGCAGCGCGCAGGTCTTGTTGAACAGGAACCGGGCTTTGCTGCCATCAGGGTACTGCGCCCAGAAGAAAACGACCCTTATATTGTGATGACCCTTTGGAAATCCCAAGGAGATTTTACGAGCTGGCAGCAGTCGAATGCCTATGCCGAAGCCCACAAAAACAGAGGCACTGGCTCAGGACTGCCCCAGACTCTATTTTCCGGCCCCTCTTTTGTAAAAGAATATGATGTCGTTTCAAAATCGTAA
- a CDS encoding transglycosylase domain-containing protein: protein MLGIGLLIGILIAGFMGYLFILMAGDYVVDEKDLVMSSASKLVDMKGSTITRIYSENRELVSADEIPDEVKDAFVAVEDTRFYEHHGLDFRSIARAVYRDIAAGHKVEGGSTITQQLAKNVFLSHEKSLLRKTKEAVIAINLERKYSKDKILEMYLNQIYFGHGAYGIQAASKFYFNKDVSDLTVEEGAMLAGMPKAPSYYSPIEHEEASKKRRDLVLELMAKHHFISAEQAVRAKGKTIALNIHKEERNPALTTYIDMVLHEAKQKYHLSREEMRKGGYKVVVPLKESTQEAMYQTFLKPDYFVGTGKERPEGAMVLMDADTGGIIAAQGGRGYLTEGLNRVYVNRQPGSSFKPLAVYAPALESKAYKPYSMLKDEQLSYNGYEPKNYDGRYRGRVSMAEAIRDSINAPAVWLLNELGVDQSKAALSSLGMDIPDKGLGIALGGLDHGVTPYQMMAAYRSFAREGKTVKPYVIAKIYDRNGELVGKASHKEKKVFKKQTAWYMTRMLQQVVEKGTGRYGTVDTELAGKTGTTNYEGVPHANKDAWFVGYTPKVVGAAWIGYDKTTNESYLNTSSEKATRLFKDVINQMPSQRGLTFKKPKGVKELEPPVDLVKIKDLKADFALGSFGVPGIKLTWTPSADKRLQYKIYSVKEGKATHIDTVTGKGSYNVSAKYLFSMPKFYVVPLNPQTDQEGEPSNTVSMEWFR from the coding sequence ATGCTTGGCATCGGTTTATTAATAGGAATATTGATAGCAGGTTTCATGGGCTATTTATTTATACTTATGGCTGGCGACTATGTCGTCGACGAGAAAGATCTTGTAATGAGCTCTGCCTCTAAACTTGTTGATATGAAGGGCAGCACAATCACCCGGATTTATTCTGAAAATCGGGAGCTGGTTTCAGCTGATGAAATCCCAGATGAAGTGAAGGATGCTTTTGTTGCGGTTGAGGATACAAGATTTTATGAGCATCACGGGCTGGATTTTCGCTCGATCGCCCGTGCAGTTTACCGTGATATCGCGGCAGGCCATAAAGTTGAGGGAGGCAGCACGATCACTCAGCAGCTTGCGAAGAACGTTTTTTTATCACATGAGAAGTCATTGCTCCGAAAAACGAAGGAAGCAGTAATCGCTATCAATCTTGAAAGAAAATACAGCAAAGACAAGATTTTGGAGATGTATTTAAATCAGATTTATTTTGGGCATGGCGCATACGGGATCCAGGCAGCGTCCAAATTTTATTTTAATAAAGATGTCAGCGATCTGACGGTTGAAGAAGGGGCCATGCTTGCCGGGATGCCCAAAGCCCCAAGCTATTACTCTCCAATCGAACATGAAGAAGCGAGTAAAAAAAGAAGAGACCTCGTATTGGAGCTGATGGCAAAGCATCATTTTATTTCAGCCGAACAAGCGGTAAGGGCGAAAGGGAAGACAATTGCTCTTAATATCCACAAGGAAGAGCGGAATCCAGCACTTACTACTTACATTGATATGGTGCTCCATGAGGCTAAACAGAAATATCACCTTTCCAGGGAAGAAATGAGAAAAGGCGGCTACAAAGTTGTCGTGCCGCTGAAAGAAAGTACACAAGAGGCGATGTACCAGACCTTTTTAAAGCCGGATTATTTTGTAGGAACAGGGAAAGAGCGTCCTGAAGGAGCCATGGTGCTCATGGATGCTGATACAGGCGGAATTATTGCTGCGCAGGGAGGAAGAGGCTATCTCACGGAGGGGCTGAACCGGGTATATGTTAACCGGCAGCCGGGTTCATCCTTTAAACCGCTTGCAGTTTATGCGCCTGCATTGGAATCAAAGGCCTATAAACCGTATTCGATGTTAAAAGATGAACAGCTCAGCTACAACGGCTATGAACCGAAAAATTACGATGGACGGTACAGGGGAAGGGTGTCCATGGCAGAAGCGATCCGCGATTCCATCAACGCTCCTGCTGTGTGGCTGCTCAACGAATTGGGAGTCGATCAATCAAAAGCAGCGTTGAGCAGTCTGGGGATGGATATTCCAGATAAAGGACTCGGCATTGCACTCGGAGGTCTGGATCATGGTGTAACCCCTTATCAGATGATGGCAGCCTACCGATCATTTGCACGTGAAGGAAAAACTGTCAAACCTTACGTCATCGCCAAAATTTATGACCGAAACGGCGAACTGGTAGGAAAGGCAAGCCACAAGGAAAAGAAAGTATTTAAAAAACAAACCGCATGGTACATGACACGTATGCTTCAGCAAGTAGTGGAAAAAGGAACGGGGAGATACGGCACGGTTGATACAGAGCTGGCGGGCAAAACCGGTACAACAAACTATGAAGGTGTGCCGCATGCCAACAAAGATGCATGGTTTGTAGGATATACCCCGAAAGTAGTAGGAGCAGCATGGATTGGATACGATAAAACGACGAATGAAAGCTATCTCAACACGTCCAGCGAAAAAGCAACAAGGCTCTTTAAAGATGTCATCAATCAGATGCCCTCACAGCGGGGCCTGACCTTTAAAAAGCCTAAAGGGGTAAAAGAGCTGGAGCCTCCGGTCGATCTCGTTAAGATCAAGGACCTGAAGGCTGATTTCGCACTGGGATCCTTCGGTGTTCCAGGAATAAAACTGACATGGACTCCGTCGGCTGATAAACGATTGCAGTATAAAATCTATTCAGTCAAAGAAGGAAAGGCAACACATATTGATACCGTAACAGGAAAAGGAAGCTACAACGTATCCGCCAAGTATTTGTTCAGCATGCCAAAGTTTTATGTCGTCCCGCTAAATCCCCAGACCGATCAGGAAGGCGAACCGTCCAACACCGTCTCCATGGAGTGGTTCAGGTAA
- the hemH gene encoding ferrochelatase translates to MGKRKVGLLVMAYGTPRSLEEVEPYYTHIRRGRKPSEEQLQDLTRRYEMIGGISPLAKITEEQAQRLEDMMNSRYEDLEFKSYLGLKHIDPFIEDAVKQMKEDGINEAVSLVLAPHYSTFSVKSYNGRAAEEAGNLGGINITSIDQWYDNPKFIDYWVKEINKIMDQIPSGEKEKTVVIFSAHSLPERILQMGDPYPDQLKETADLIASKAGLSHYTIGWQSAGNTPEPWIGPDVQDLTRDLYKEHGYTSYVYCPVGFVADHLEVLFDNDYECKVVTEELGVNYYRPAMPNAKDEFIDSLADVVSEALTQKGK, encoded by the coding sequence ATGGGAAAACGAAAAGTAGGATTGCTTGTCATGGCTTACGGAACTCCAAGAAGCCTTGAAGAAGTTGAGCCATATTATACACATATTAGACGCGGAAGAAAGCCTTCAGAAGAGCAGCTTCAAGATTTAACACGCCGTTATGAAATGATCGGGGGAATCTCTCCTCTCGCTAAAATAACAGAAGAACAGGCACAAAGGCTTGAAGATATGATGAACAGCCGTTATGAAGATCTTGAGTTTAAGAGTTATTTAGGTTTAAAACATATAGATCCATTTATTGAAGATGCCGTAAAACAAATGAAGGAAGATGGAATAAATGAGGCAGTCTCACTAGTCCTTGCTCCGCATTACTCTACGTTCAGTGTGAAATCATACAACGGAAGGGCAGCTGAGGAAGCGGGAAATCTAGGAGGCATAAACATCACCTCTATTGATCAATGGTATGATAACCCTAAGTTTATAGATTATTGGGTGAAGGAAATCAACAAGATTATGGATCAGATTCCTTCTGGCGAGAAAGAAAAAACAGTTGTTATTTTCTCCGCACACAGCCTTCCGGAACGGATTTTGCAGATGGGAGACCCTTATCCGGATCAGCTCAAGGAAACAGCTGATCTCATTGCCTCCAAGGCTGGCCTCTCACATTATACGATCGGCTGGCAAAGCGCAGGGAATACGCCAGAACCATGGATTGGTCCTGATGTACAGGATTTAACAAGAGATCTGTATAAAGAGCACGGGTATACCTCCTATGTTTATTGTCCGGTAGGCTTTGTTGCCGATCATTTGGAAGTTCTGTTCGATAACGACTATGAATGCAAAGTAGTGACAGAAGAGCTTGGCGTTAACTATTATCGTCCGGCCATGCCGAATGCAAAGGATGAATTCATCGATTCACTTGCTGATGTCGTTTCAGAAGCCTTAACTCAAAAAGGAAAGTGA
- the hemY gene encoding protoporphyrinogen oxidase, with protein sequence MPERKHVVIIGGGITGLTAAFYLQKEAKEKNLPITYTLIEATDRLGGKIKTIHRDGFVIERGPDSYLGRKQSLTKLIENAGLEEKLVTNETGQAYVMSGGKLHPIPEGAVMGVPTKVGPFIKTKLFSKAGKARAAMDLVLPRREGADQDISVGHFFRRRLGDQVVENLIEPLLSGIYAGDIDRLSLQSTFPQFQDVERKSRSLILGMKQNIPKASERPGTYGKKKKGQFLTLSSGLESLVERLEELLEPESIWKNKKVSGIEREETGRYRVELEDGTNTHGDSVILASPYSVAKQLLPEQIRVDEFHSTPSTSVATIAMAFPASVLKNDINGTGFVISRKEPTTITACTWTHRKWPHTTPEGKVLLRCYVGRANNQEIVFESDEAILKAVLNDLNKIMDITSEPDFYYVSRWIQSMPQYEVNHKQLWQKLQDNLSAHYPGVYAAGASYEGVGLPDCVASAEKAVTHIIKTLR encoded by the coding sequence ATGCCAGAGCGGAAGCATGTAGTAATTATCGGCGGCGGTATAACAGGATTGACCGCCGCTTTTTACTTGCAGAAGGAAGCAAAAGAAAAAAATCTCCCCATTACTTACACGCTGATTGAAGCGACTGACCGGCTCGGTGGAAAAATTAAAACCATTCATCGTGATGGTTTTGTCATTGAACGTGGTCCGGATTCTTATTTAGGACGCAAGCAAAGCCTGACGAAACTCATTGAAAATGCCGGACTTGAAGAAAAACTGGTTACCAATGAAACAGGTCAGGCCTATGTGATGTCTGGCGGCAAATTGCACCCTATCCCTGAAGGAGCCGTAATGGGTGTCCCTACCAAAGTGGGGCCGTTCATCAAGACCAAGTTATTTTCCAAAGCCGGCAAGGCGAGGGCTGCAATGGATCTTGTGCTTCCACGCCGTGAAGGAGCGGATCAGGATATTTCTGTCGGCCATTTTTTCCGGAGAAGGCTTGGAGACCAAGTTGTTGAAAACTTGATCGAGCCATTGCTGTCTGGAATTTACGCAGGAGACATCGACCGGCTGAGCCTGCAGTCGACATTTCCTCAGTTTCAGGATGTGGAAAGAAAGTCCAGAAGCCTTATACTCGGTATGAAACAGAATATACCAAAGGCTTCTGAAAGACCGGGAACTTATGGTAAAAAGAAGAAAGGCCAGTTCTTGACCCTTTCTTCCGGTTTGGAATCTCTTGTAGAAAGACTCGAGGAGCTTCTTGAGCCGGAGAGTATCTGGAAAAACAAAAAGGTTTCAGGCATCGAACGTGAAGAAACAGGACGATACCGGGTTGAATTGGAAGATGGAACAAATACGCATGGTGATTCTGTGATTCTGGCTTCTCCTTATTCAGTAGCCAAGCAGCTGCTGCCAGAACAAATCAGGGTCGATGAGTTCCATTCCACACCATCAACATCAGTTGCAACCATAGCGATGGCTTTTCCGGCTTCCGTTCTGAAAAATGATATTAACGGTACAGGCTTCGTTATTTCGCGGAAGGAACCAACAACCATCACCGCGTGTACGTGGACACACCGAAAATGGCCGCATACAACGCCGGAAGGGAAAGTTCTGCTCCGCTGTTACGTGGGCAGGGCGAACAACCAGGAAATTGTTTTTGAGTCTGACGAAGCTATTCTGAAAGCCGTACTGAATGATCTGAATAAAATCATGGACATTACCTCTGAACCTGATTTTTATTATGTTTCACGCTGGATTCAGTCCATGCCTCAATATGAGGTTAACCACAAACAATTGTGGCAAAAACTACAGGACAATCTTTCAGCACATTACCCGGGTGTATATGCTGCAGGTGCCTCCTATGAAGGTGTAGGGCTTCCCGATTGTGTAGCTTCAGCTGAAAAGGCGGTTACCCATATTATCAAAACCTTGCGATAG
- a CDS encoding ATP-binding protein, translating into MKYFLQPLFVNIAVIFSLTYIANTIVPFLIERKLALKAKMLYGGVAGICALLCMAYPIETLKDSFFDLRNVPIVVATLYGGLLPGAICTIIVSIARLIIGGHFAFLGVVLALVAFVIAGAYKGFFTEEMKKWRAGIVIAAVYTIIYMMIIHSEMNFLPRDFYWIYFICFNVSFFTSILLIERLTFINMRLEETAYLDKLSVVGQMAAAIAHEVRNPLTTVRGLIQFLAKDTKDKKLEEFAPLILDELDRTNKIITDYLNLVKPGKPDLKVLQLDKLIKDTLSLIRPYGFLHNTVIAYELTGENDEIVADEHHVKQCLINIIKNAIESTDGKEGLITVYKHSFSKDSITLAIEDNGKGMSEEELQQIGLPFYTTKTKGTGLGTMIISRLIRDIGGSVRYESKPEEGTKVLLTLPVKSS; encoded by the coding sequence ATGAAATACTTTTTACAGCCGCTGTTTGTGAATATAGCTGTTATCTTTTCTTTAACCTATATCGCCAATACGATTGTACCTTTTCTTATTGAGCGGAAGCTGGCGCTAAAGGCCAAAATGCTTTATGGGGGGGTTGCCGGCATCTGTGCTTTGCTTTGTATGGCCTATCCTATTGAAACGCTGAAGGACTCCTTTTTTGACCTTAGAAACGTTCCGATTGTTGTTGCGACTCTCTACGGCGGATTGCTGCCAGGTGCGATATGCACGATCATTGTTTCCATAGCGAGGCTTATCATCGGCGGCCATTTTGCTTTCCTTGGCGTTGTGCTTGCCTTAGTGGCGTTTGTCATAGCAGGGGCATACAAAGGTTTTTTTACTGAGGAAATGAAAAAGTGGAGAGCTGGAATAGTTATTGCGGCCGTTTACACGATCATCTATATGATGATTATTCATAGTGAGATGAATTTTCTTCCAAGAGACTTTTATTGGATTTATTTCATTTGCTTTAATGTGTCTTTCTTTACTTCTATCTTGCTTATTGAAAGATTGACGTTCATTAATATGAGACTTGAAGAAACCGCCTATCTCGATAAACTCTCTGTCGTAGGGCAGATGGCAGCAGCGATCGCTCATGAGGTCAGGAACCCGCTGACTACTGTCAGGGGTCTCATTCAATTTTTGGCAAAGGATACGAAAGATAAAAAGCTGGAAGAGTTTGCTCCTTTAATATTGGATGAATTAGACCGAACCAATAAAATCATTACTGATTACTTAAATTTGGTCAAACCCGGAAAGCCGGATCTAAAGGTCCTTCAACTGGATAAATTGATCAAGGATACGCTCTCACTGATAAGGCCATACGGATTTCTTCATAATACAGTCATTGCGTACGAGCTAACTGGAGAGAATGATGAAATCGTTGCTGATGAGCATCATGTGAAACAATGTCTGATCAATATTATTAAAAATGCCATTGAGTCAACGGATGGAAAAGAAGGGCTGATTACTGTTTATAAACATTCTTTCTCCAAAGACTCCATTACACTGGCGATTGAAGACAATGGAAAAGGCATGTCTGAAGAAGAACTTCAGCAGATCGGGCTTCCTTTTTATACAACAAAGACTAAGGGCACAGGTTTGGGCACAATGATTATTAGCCGGCTCATCCGTGATATCGGAGGGAGCGTGCGGTATGAAAGTAAACCGGAGGAAGGGACGAAGGTTTTATTGACCTTGCCAGTTAAATCTTCCTAA
- a CDS encoding TetR/AcrR family transcriptional regulator, translating to MIDRKQNIIEAAAKSFSLFGYKATTMDQVAKIANVGKGTIYTFFDNKEELFREIVTDLVRQIRHVAADAIKEDRAFHENLHSALYGVLDFRKSHQLAIKIAQEGRELNTPAVKEASVMLETAVITFIKQELQKAIEKGEIRQCNTEITSYVMLKMYVSLVFDWEQEHEPLSKEEIADIIENILMTGLKR from the coding sequence ATGATTGATCGAAAACAAAATATTATTGAAGCTGCAGCAAAGTCTTTTTCGCTGTTTGGATATAAAGCCACCACTATGGATCAGGTAGCTAAAATTGCTAATGTCGGTAAAGGGACAATTTATACTTTTTTTGATAATAAAGAAGAACTGTTCAGGGAAATTGTAACCGATCTTGTAAGGCAGATACGGCATGTCGCAGCAGATGCGATAAAGGAAGACCGAGCATTTCATGAAAATCTTCATTCCGCCTTATATGGTGTCCTGGATTTCCGCAAGTCCCATCAGCTTGCAATCAAGATTGCACAGGAAGGAAGAGAACTGAATACTCCTGCCGTAAAAGAGGCAAGCGTCATGCTTGAAACGGCTGTTATCACTTTTATTAAACAAGAGCTTCAGAAAGCCATTGAAAAAGGAGAAATTAGGCAGTGCAACACAGAAATTACTTCTTATGTGATGCTGAAAATGTACGTTTCGCTCGTCTTTGATTGGGAGCAGGAACATGAGCCTCTCAGCAAGGAAGAGATTGCGGACATTATTGAAAATATTTTAATGACGGGACTTAAAAGGTAA